The following proteins come from a genomic window of Mycolicibacterium rufum:
- a CDS encoding aldehyde dehydrogenase family protein — translation MQETATLSTGDGAAATGPNRRMLIGGRLVEAAQTFPSLNPATGEVVGLAPDASVTDAEAAVAAARRAFDETDWSTNVDLRIHCLEQLHRALLEHRDELAALTIAEVGATEALCQGAQLDQPIAIVRYYADLLTTYPFTEDLGVIESRGMQHHRWVEKEAAGVVAAIIAYNYPNQLALAKLGPALAAGCTVVLKSAPDTPLITLALGELIAEHTDIPAGVVNVLSGADPAVGAALTASPDVDMVTFTGSTPTGRAIMAAASQTLKKVFLELGGKSAAIVLDDADFSTAALFSAFSMVTHAGQGCALTSRLLVPAQHKDEIVELIKNNFGLVRYGDPADPATYMGPLISAKQRDKVDGMVQRAVEAGATLVTGGQKVDPGYFYTPTLLADVDPDSEIAQEEVFGPVLVVIAYTDDDDAVRIANNSIYGLSGAVFGSQERALAVARRIRTGTFSINGGNYFSPDTPFGGYKQSGIGREMGTAGLEEFLESKTFATVVQE, via the coding sequence ATGCAGGAAACAGCCACACTCTCGACGGGCGACGGCGCGGCGGCCACGGGGCCGAATCGACGGATGCTGATCGGCGGACGCCTCGTCGAGGCGGCACAGACGTTTCCTTCGCTCAACCCGGCGACCGGGGAGGTGGTCGGCCTCGCCCCTGACGCGTCGGTCACCGACGCCGAGGCCGCGGTGGCCGCGGCGCGTCGCGCCTTCGACGAGACCGACTGGTCGACCAACGTCGATCTGCGCATCCACTGCCTCGAGCAACTGCACAGGGCGCTGCTCGAGCACCGCGACGAACTCGCCGCGCTGACGATCGCCGAAGTCGGCGCCACCGAGGCGCTGTGCCAGGGCGCCCAACTCGACCAGCCCATCGCGATCGTGCGGTACTACGCCGATCTCCTCACGACCTACCCGTTCACCGAGGATCTCGGGGTCATCGAGAGCCGCGGGATGCAGCATCATCGCTGGGTCGAGAAGGAAGCGGCGGGCGTGGTCGCCGCGATCATCGCCTACAACTACCCCAACCAGCTGGCGCTGGCCAAGCTGGGTCCGGCGCTGGCCGCCGGCTGCACCGTCGTGCTCAAGTCGGCCCCCGACACCCCGCTGATCACGTTGGCGCTCGGTGAGCTGATCGCCGAACACACCGACATCCCGGCCGGGGTGGTCAACGTGCTCTCCGGCGCGGACCCGGCGGTCGGAGCGGCGCTGACCGCCAGTCCCGACGTCGACATGGTCACCTTCACCGGTTCGACGCCGACCGGTCGGGCGATCATGGCCGCCGCCAGCCAGACCCTGAAGAAGGTGTTCCTCGAACTCGGCGGCAAGTCCGCGGCGATCGTCCTCGACGACGCCGACTTCTCCACCGCCGCACTGTTCTCGGCGTTCAGCATGGTCACCCACGCCGGCCAGGGCTGCGCGCTCACCTCGCGCCTGCTGGTCCCTGCGCAGCACAAAGACGAGATCGTCGAGCTGATCAAGAACAACTTCGGGCTGGTACGTTACGGCGACCCTGCCGACCCGGCGACGTACATGGGGCCGCTGATCAGCGCCAAGCAGCGGGACAAGGTCGACGGCATGGTGCAGCGCGCCGTCGAGGCCGGCGCCACCCTGGTCACCGGCGGGCAGAAGGTCGATCCCGGCTACTTCTACACCCCGACGCTGCTCGCCGACGTGGACCCCGACAGCGAGATCGCCCAGGAGGAGGTGTTCGGTCCCGTCCTGGTGGTGATCGCCTACACCGACGACGACGACGCGGTGCGCATCGCCAACAACTCCATCTACGGCCTGTCCGGCGCGGTGTTCGGCAGCCAGGAGCGCGCGCTGGCCGTCGCACGCAGGATCCGCACCGGGACGTTCTCCATCAACGGCGGCAACTACTTCAGCCCGGACACACCCTTCGGCGGCTACAAGCAGTCGGGCATCGGCCGGGAGATGGGTACGGCCGGACTCGAGGAGTTCCTGGAGAGCAAGACGTTCGCAACGGTGGTCCAGGAGTGA
- a CDS encoding CaiB/BaiF CoA transferase family protein has protein sequence MYGFVPSAGAVLAEWGADVVKVEHAVTGDPQRGLRQTGLLKVEGDPNPNIEHANRLKRSIGLDMSVPEGREVLLDLVRRADVFLTSFLPGHRRKFGIDVEDIRAVNPAIVYARGSALGPRGVEAVKGGYDMTAFWCRAGTAATITPPGTPGMVGPPGPAYGDTISGTNLAGGIAAALLKRERTGEPSVVDVSLLGSGLWAMGHTVALTHHLGQRMEAFPPGVHGSPINPLVGLYATADDRYISFVMMQPTKFWADVCRHMDLDDLADDPRFATAESIAENTAAATEILAEAMKKRPLAEWSERFATLAGPWAPVQDTLQAADDAQVRANEYLVQAGELELVANPVQFDVAAPSSGPAPGFAEQTEEILLELGLDWDRIIELKTAGAVT, from the coding sequence ATGTACGGGTTCGTCCCCTCGGCCGGCGCGGTGCTCGCGGAGTGGGGAGCCGACGTCGTCAAGGTCGAGCACGCCGTCACCGGGGACCCGCAGCGCGGGCTGCGCCAGACCGGCCTGCTCAAGGTCGAGGGTGATCCCAACCCGAACATCGAACACGCCAACCGGCTCAAGCGCAGCATCGGACTCGACATGTCCGTCCCGGAGGGCCGAGAGGTGTTGCTGGACCTCGTCCGTCGCGCCGACGTGTTCCTCACCAGCTTCCTGCCCGGGCACCGCCGCAAGTTCGGCATCGACGTCGAGGACATCCGCGCCGTCAACCCGGCGATCGTCTACGCGCGGGGCAGTGCGCTGGGGCCGCGCGGGGTCGAAGCGGTCAAGGGCGGCTACGACATGACCGCCTTCTGGTGTCGCGCGGGCACCGCCGCGACGATCACCCCGCCCGGTACGCCGGGAATGGTGGGTCCGCCCGGACCGGCTTACGGCGACACGATCTCGGGCACCAATCTCGCGGGCGGCATCGCGGCGGCGCTGCTCAAGCGGGAACGCACCGGTGAACCGTCGGTCGTCGACGTGTCGCTGCTGGGCAGCGGACTGTGGGCGATGGGTCACACGGTGGCCTTGACCCATCATCTCGGGCAGCGCATGGAGGCATTCCCGCCCGGGGTGCACGGCTCGCCGATCAATCCGCTGGTGGGTCTCTACGCCACCGCTGACGACCGCTACATCTCCTTCGTCATGATGCAGCCCACCAAGTTCTGGGCGGACGTTTGCCGCCACATGGATCTCGACGACCTCGCCGACGATCCGCGCTTCGCGACCGCGGAGTCGATCGCCGAGAACACCGCGGCGGCCACCGAGATCCTCGCCGAGGCCATGAAGAAGCGGCCGCTGGCCGAGTGGAGCGAACGCTTCGCGACACTGGCCGGGCCGTGGGCGCCGGTGCAGGACACGCTGCAGGCCGCCGACGACGCACAGGTGCGCGCCAACGAATACCTGGTCCAGGCAGGCGAACTCGAGTTGGTCGCCAACCCGGTGCAGTTCGACGTCGCGGCACCGAGCTCCGGTCCGGCGCCCGGCTTCGCCGAGCAGACCGAGGAGATCCTGCTCGAGCTCGGACTGGACTGGGATCGCATCATCGAGCTCAAGACGGCCGGCGCCGTCACCTGA
- a CDS encoding OB-fold domain-containing protein, whose product MPYVASIGTYLPCWGSSLRRVAGDDEDVVTMAVEAGRAALGSGATVERVVLVSRHLPLTESSNAAVLLAGLGLDPELEVDERLGGAPATIDALSSARPRTLIIGADLDPAGAAALVTGEDGLRVRTAARVARSLPVRTRDATGDVHDYGDPRLLHERGLVASLAAAWLDTPVAVAGVDHQRATELCLPDPPVLPTFGASASLFALASLAERDATGPLVGVEQAILSGISVAGGSATICRREPAPQPVPAGTFTADADIPISLAAYERAFEAKVRWEAGTFGDGEALDFPPRYRVGDDGALATDYALVPLPRSGTVYTETTVHIPVPGLRSPYSLVIVELDDVGVRALVKVTGATPGTVDIGDRGRLALRRVAVRSGVPDYGYAFEPERDAA is encoded by the coding sequence ATGCCCTACGTCGCCTCGATCGGCACCTACCTGCCGTGCTGGGGTTCGTCGCTGCGCCGGGTCGCCGGCGACGACGAGGACGTCGTCACCATGGCTGTCGAGGCGGGCCGGGCAGCGCTGGGCTCCGGGGCGACGGTCGAGCGCGTCGTCCTGGTCAGTCGGCACCTGCCGTTGACGGAGAGCAGCAATGCGGCGGTACTGCTGGCGGGCCTCGGGCTGGACCCCGAACTGGAGGTCGACGAGCGGCTCGGCGGCGCCCCGGCGACGATCGATGCGCTCAGTTCCGCGCGGCCGCGCACGCTGATCATCGGGGCGGACCTGGACCCGGCCGGTGCCGCGGCCCTGGTGACCGGTGAGGACGGCCTTCGGGTCAGGACCGCCGCGCGCGTGGCGCGCAGCCTGCCGGTGCGGACCCGTGACGCCACGGGAGACGTGCACGACTACGGCGATCCGCGGCTGCTGCACGAGCGCGGCCTGGTCGCCTCGCTGGCCGCCGCCTGGCTAGACACCCCCGTTGCGGTGGCGGGGGTCGACCATCAGCGCGCCACCGAACTGTGCCTGCCGGATCCGCCCGTGCTGCCGACGTTCGGTGCCAGCGCGAGCCTGTTCGCCCTGGCGTCACTGGCCGAGCGCGATGCCACCGGCCCGCTGGTCGGTGTCGAGCAGGCGATCCTGTCCGGCATCAGCGTCGCGGGCGGTAGCGCCACCATCTGTCGCAGAGAGCCTGCGCCGCAGCCGGTTCCGGCCGGGACCTTCACCGCCGACGCGGACATCCCGATCTCCCTGGCCGCCTACGAGCGCGCCTTCGAGGCCAAGGTGCGCTGGGAGGCGGGCACGTTCGGCGACGGCGAGGCGCTCGACTTCCCGCCCCGCTACCGGGTGGGCGACGACGGGGCACTGGCCACCGACTATGCGTTGGTGCCGCTGCCGCGCAGCGGAACCGTGTACACCGAGACCACGGTGCACATCCCGGTGCCGGGGCTGCGCAGTCCCTACTCTCTGGTCATCGTCGAACTCGACGACGTCGGGGTACGGGCACTGGTGAAGGTCACGGGCGCGACGCCCGGCACGGTCGACATCGGCGACCGCGGCCGATTGGCGCTGCGCCGGGTCGCGGTGCGCTCCGGGGTGCCCGACTACGGGTACGCGTTCGAGCCGGAACGGGACGCGGCATGA
- a CDS encoding thiolase C-terminal domain-containing protein, whose translation MRRVAIVGAGMTPFAEHFTLGIKDLLPMAFAECAESVDEGLAKTDLQAAWFGAMGTADGFPAGILADTLGLPDLPVSRVENSCATGHDALRNALFGVASGAVDVALVMGADKLRDTTSADMLWEWEAMARDMAWDYPLGLVAPAGFALHVRRYLHESPATEEHLAMVAVKNHRHGVNNPKARLRFEITMEQALNAPTVVTPFRMYDCAPQSDGAAALVIAAEDVVDRFTDRPVWIRGVGLGLDSVMHQHKPDMTTFPATTRAAKQAFAMAGLGPVDVDVAEVHDFLTGIELMSYEDLGFAERFGGYKLLEAGETSMGGSLPVNPSGGLKAKGHPPGATGVAQCVELFQQLRGEAVNQVDGARIGLGHTIGGPTAVSAVTILEGPGSHGR comes from the coding sequence ATGAGGAGGGTCGCGATCGTCGGCGCCGGGATGACCCCGTTCGCCGAGCATTTCACCCTCGGTATCAAGGATCTGCTGCCGATGGCGTTCGCGGAGTGCGCGGAATCCGTCGACGAGGGACTGGCGAAGACCGATCTGCAGGCGGCGTGGTTCGGCGCGATGGGCACCGCCGACGGATTCCCGGCGGGAATCCTCGCCGACACCCTCGGACTGCCCGATCTCCCCGTCAGTCGCGTCGAGAACTCCTGCGCGACCGGGCATGACGCGCTGCGCAACGCGCTGTTCGGCGTCGCCTCCGGCGCCGTCGACGTCGCGCTGGTGATGGGTGCGGACAAGCTGCGCGATACCACCTCGGCCGACATGCTCTGGGAGTGGGAGGCCATGGCGCGCGACATGGCCTGGGACTATCCGCTGGGTCTGGTGGCGCCGGCAGGATTCGCGCTGCATGTTCGCCGATATCTCCACGAATCTCCGGCAACTGAAGAACACTTGGCCATGGTGGCGGTCAAGAACCACCGCCACGGTGTGAACAACCCCAAAGCGCGGCTGCGCTTCGAGATCACGATGGAGCAGGCCCTGAACGCACCAACGGTGGTGACGCCGTTCCGGATGTACGACTGCGCACCGCAGAGCGACGGCGCCGCAGCGCTGGTGATCGCCGCCGAGGACGTCGTCGACCGGTTCACCGACCGGCCGGTTTGGATCCGCGGGGTGGGTCTGGGCCTGGATTCGGTGATGCATCAGCACAAGCCGGACATGACGACCTTCCCGGCGACCACCCGCGCCGCCAAGCAGGCCTTCGCCATGGCCGGACTCGGACCGGTGGACGTCGACGTCGCCGAGGTGCACGACTTCCTCACCGGCATCGAGTTGATGAGCTATGAGGATCTCGGATTTGCCGAGAGGTTCGGTGGCTACAAACTTCTGGAGGCCGGCGAGACCAGCATGGGCGGCTCGCTGCCGGTCAACCCGAGCGGGGGATTGAAGGCCAAAGGGCACCCGCCGGGCGCCACCGGTGTGGCACAGTGCGTCGAGTTGTTCCAGCAGCTGCGGGGCGAAGCCGTCAACCAGGTGGACGGGGCGCGTATCGGGTTGGGGCACACCATCGGCGGACCGACCGCGGTCTCGGCCGTGACGATCCTGGAAGGACCCGGCAGCCATGGCAGGTAA
- a CDS encoding MlaE family ABC transporter permease, with product MAGKGPERWSPGIAQIRNVKGPMQAVGGLFSMSADAVVFVFRRPFQWREFLEQCWFVARVSLAPTLLVAIPFTVLVSFILNILLRELGAADLSGAGAAFGAVTQVGPLVTVLIVAGAGATAMCADLGSRTIREEIDAMEVLGINPVQRLVTPRMLASGLVALLLNSLVVIIGILGGYTFSVFIQDVNPGAFAAGITLLTGVPEVIISCVKAALFGLIAGLVACYRGLTITGGGAKAVGNAVNETVVYAFMALFVINVVVTAVGIRMTTG from the coding sequence ATGGCAGGTAAGGGACCTGAGCGGTGGTCGCCCGGTATCGCGCAGATTCGGAACGTCAAGGGTCCGATGCAGGCGGTCGGGGGACTGTTCTCGATGTCGGCCGATGCGGTGGTGTTCGTCTTCCGCAGGCCCTTCCAGTGGCGAGAGTTCCTGGAGCAGTGCTGGTTCGTGGCGCGGGTGTCGCTCGCTCCGACGCTGCTGGTGGCCATCCCGTTCACCGTGCTCGTCAGCTTCATCCTCAACATCCTGCTGCGTGAGCTGGGGGCGGCCGATCTGAGCGGGGCCGGCGCGGCCTTCGGCGCCGTCACGCAGGTGGGCCCGCTGGTGACCGTGCTGATCGTCGCCGGCGCAGGCGCGACGGCCATGTGCGCCGATCTGGGCTCACGCACCATCCGCGAGGAGATCGACGCCATGGAGGTGCTGGGCATCAACCCGGTGCAGCGTCTGGTCACCCCCCGGATGCTGGCGTCGGGTCTGGTGGCTCTGCTGCTCAACAGCCTCGTCGTGATCATCGGCATTCTCGGCGGTTACACGTTCTCGGTGTTCATCCAGGACGTCAACCCGGGTGCCTTCGCCGCGGGTATCACGCTGCTCACCGGTGTTCCCGAGGTGATCATCTCGTGCGTCAAGGCGGCCCTGTTCGGCCTGATCGCCGGATTGGTGGCCTGCTACCGCGGGCTGACCATCACCGGCGGCGGCGCCAAGGCCGTCGGGAACGCCGTCAACGAGACCGTCGTCTACGCCTTCATGGCGCTGTTCGTCATCAACGTGGTCGTCACCGCGGTCGGCATCCGGATGACGACGGGCTAG
- a CDS encoding MlaE family ABC transporter permease, with amino-acid sequence MGTTTILRTRFPRLTHYAGRPVATLSRIGDHTMFYGKAIAGVPHAAVHFRKEIIRLIAEISMGAGTLAMIGGTVVIVGFLTLAAGGTLAVQGYSSLGNIGIEALTGFLAAFINVRISAPVVAGIGLAATFGAGVTAQLGAMRINEEIDALESMGIRPVEYLVSTRIVAGMIAITPLYSIAVILSFVASQFTTTVLFGQSSGLYDHYFDTFLNPIDLLWSFLQAILMAITILLIHTYFGYFATGGPSGVGVAVGNAVRTSLIVVVSVTLLVSLSIYGSNGNFNLSG; translated from the coding sequence ATGGGCACCACGACAATTCTGCGCACACGTTTCCCGCGACTGACGCACTACGCCGGCCGGCCCGTCGCGACGCTGTCGCGCATCGGCGACCACACCATGTTCTACGGCAAGGCGATCGCCGGTGTGCCCCACGCCGCGGTGCACTTCCGCAAGGAGATCATCCGGCTGATCGCCGAGATCTCCATGGGCGCAGGCACGCTGGCGATGATCGGTGGCACGGTGGTGATCGTCGGCTTCCTCACGCTGGCGGCGGGCGGCACGCTGGCCGTGCAGGGGTACAGCTCGCTGGGCAACATCGGCATCGAGGCGCTGACCGGCTTCCTCGCCGCGTTCATCAACGTCCGCATCTCGGCACCGGTGGTCGCCGGGATCGGGCTGGCCGCCACCTTCGGCGCCGGCGTGACCGCCCAGCTGGGCGCCATGCGGATCAACGAGGAGATCGATGCGCTGGAATCGATGGGAATCCGCCCCGTCGAGTACCTGGTGTCGACCCGCATCGTCGCGGGCATGATCGCGATCACCCCGCTGTACTCCATCGCGGTGATCCTGTCGTTCGTCGCAAGCCAATTCACCACCACGGTGCTCTTCGGTCAGTCCAGTGGGCTCTACGACCACTACTTCGACACGTTCCTCAACCCGATCGACCTGCTGTGGTCGTTCCTGCAGGCGATCCTGATGGCGATCACGATCCTGTTGATCCACACGTACTTCGGCTACTTCGCGACGGGCGGTCCCTCGGGCGTCGGCGTCGCGGTGGGCAACGCGGTGCGAACCTCCCTCATCGTGGTCGTCTCGGTGACGCTGCTGGTGTCGCTGTCGATCTACGGTTCCAACGGCAACTTCAATCTGTCGGGCTAG